One window of Polyangiaceae bacterium genomic DNA carries:
- a CDS encoding TetR/AcrR family transcriptional regulator has product MEQLNSTSLLPRRALMKVPRQQRSIEMVHAILDASRQILERDGLAAFTTNHVADAAGVSVGSLYQYFRNKDALLLGLVERGLFEAHDAAWKSEAVQSATSFEEALTAQLRTLIGHLQPRRASLRELLGGTPLLSETGFMAAVESMVLDCLGRLEAAHGRLPAPPAARFVTVNAMAFTFLRWLTESPAHVREEEFVHSVVQLVVSLQKASLARAS; this is encoded by the coding sequence ATGGAACAGCTCAATTCAACCTCGTTGTTGCCTCGGCGGGCCTTGATGAAGGTGCCTCGCCAGCAGCGCTCGATCGAGATGGTGCACGCCATCCTCGATGCCTCGCGACAGATTCTGGAGCGCGATGGACTCGCCGCGTTCACGACCAACCACGTGGCGGATGCCGCGGGGGTCAGCGTCGGCTCGCTGTATCAATACTTCCGCAACAAGGACGCATTGTTGCTGGGGTTGGTCGAGCGCGGCTTGTTCGAAGCTCATGACGCCGCGTGGAAAAGCGAAGCGGTGCAGTCTGCGACCAGCTTCGAAGAGGCACTGACCGCGCAACTCCGGACTTTGATCGGGCATTTGCAGCCACGGCGCGCGTCGCTGCGGGAGCTGTTGGGGGGCACGCCGTTGCTCTCTGAGACGGGTTTCATGGCGGCGGTGGAGAGCATGGTGCTCGACTGCTTGGGTCGTCTGGAGGCGGCTCATGGCCGCTTGCCTGCGCCGCCCGCCGCGCGTTTCGTCACGGTAAACGCCATGGCTTTCACCTTCTTGCGTTGGCTGACGGAGTCCCCCGCACACGTGCGCGAAGAGGAGTTCGTGCACTCCGTGGTGCAGCTGGTGGTCAGCTTGCAGAAGGCGTCGCTCGCCCGCGCGAGTTGA